Genomic DNA from Hirundo rustica isolate bHirRus1 chromosome 21, bHirRus1.pri.v3, whole genome shotgun sequence:
agcacagggagcatggcagggagagagggggagGAAAGCAGCCAGGTAGCCGGTTAGGAAAAGCCTCTGGCTCACAGGAGGTGTTAGATAAGGGAGGTCATacctgaaagagaaataaagaggtCAGGAAAACAGGACCCAGAGCCGCCTGGTTAGAagggggctgctgcagagccaggaggatCCTGCTCAGGGATGGCAGAAACAGGGCAAGGGTCTGCATGGGCAGACCACCACCTCATGGTAGTGCTGGCACCTAGCAATGTCACCCTCTGGCAGCCTGGGCGAGAGAccaggtgctgctcctgcactggagcacagagggaaagaGCAGAATGACCAACACCAAAGCCCACTGAGTGAGCGGAATGCCAACCACACACACATCccccagtccccatccctgctgggaagagctgtccatgagcagccaggagagcctgCACCACTGCTTCCATCTCACCACACTACTGGGGCCTCGACCTCTCCTGCAGAGGGGTCTGGACAGGATTGAAGCCAGGAGCTGGCTCAGAGCTGTCGCTGCAGGTGGTGCTGCCAGATCTGTCCATCCTCACGGTGGGAGCCCCCTGGGGTGCAGCAGgctcctgagcagggcagggggctgccTTGCAGCTCATCACAGGGATCTGTTTGGTCTGTGCTCTTGGCAGCTCTTTTGGCTTCTCCTTGCAGGTGTGAagcatcctcctcatcctcctcctcctccattccCAGCCCATGCACCCgtcccagcagcactgcagcagcaaagctcttgGCTGAAGCACTGCAGGTCATCAGCTGTCGCAGGGAagctgggatggggacggggCTCTGTGGGGAAAAACCTCACCTGagggagcagtgggaagaggaggatTTCACTCAAGTACCTCGGGAGCTGGGGAAGGCGCTCCGCAGCTTCTCCATTATGTCTTCCAGGCACATGCTGACCTCCTGGGTTTTGGCTTCCACCTCATCTGCagtgggaaggagggcaggTGGGTATGAAAAGGCTCTCTGGACATCCACCTGGCTGCCAGCATCTCTGCAGGATGGCAGGGCGCAGgcagcttcctgcagcctggAAACAGGCGAGCAGGGCCGGGAGCTCAGCCCAAGCCCAAACCTCACCTGCGGTTTCAGTGTCAGGGGTGCTGTGCTCTTTGTCCCTGGCCTGGCTGCCTTCTGACTGATGTGGAGACGAAGCCAAGGAAGAGGCTGCTGAACCATTGCCTTCTGACTCTGCTGGAGGCTGGGGCGAGAAGAGTTGTTGAGAGAAGCTTGTCACGATCCTCTGTCCTTGgcttcccctgctctgcccatccCCTTTGGCTCTGCCGTGCCAAAGCCCACCCCGTCCTCGCTCTGAGCttacctgcagcagcagctccctcagcctgtgcaGCTGTGACTCCAGCTGCTTGTTGTGGTCCTCCAGGATCTGCATCCGTGTCTCCAGGCGGCTCTTGTGCTGCCGGAGGATTCGCGCTTCGGCCAGGAGCTCGTCGTTACGCGCGTCTTGCACCGAGTCAGGAGAGCTTGTCGCCAAGGTCGGAGACTCCACTGCCTCATCGTGCTGCCATTTCAAACgtctcagctctccctggaggaTCCTGCAGGACAGTCCAGGTCAGCATCCCCTCAGTCCTTCCGAGAGAGTGCTGGAAACACCCGGGAGCTGCACCCTGGAGATGGCCCACGGCTCAAAGCTTTGCCATTTGTGACATTTAAGGGCCAGGATGCTGCACTGCAGAGTGGCCTGGCTGTGGATCCCACACAGGGGGATCACAGATATTCAACCACTTCCCAGGAGGCTGAAAGCAAGGGTAGGGAAAGCATCACctcctcctgagctgctgtgcaCTGCCTAGAGCCTCACCCACTGCTCATGAGGGACAAGAGTGCCCCAGGCTCACTTCAACCCATTTGGGGTTCAGGAGGGAACAGGTTCTGTGGATGGAGGAGGGAATATTTTGGGGAACAGAGTCATCTCCATCATCCTTGGAGAGCATACCCTCACTGAATTTAGTGCTCAGCTTAGACACCCTCCAAAACTGCCCCCTCAGGGTCTGCAATCCTCACCTCCAgacccagcagcatcccctggCTCCACTCTGAGCTCCACAAGGCTTCTCCAGCCCCGTCTCCCCTCGCAGGTGTAATCCCCACTTTCACAGTTGCTCATGTCTCTACCTGTTTTCATCCTCTAAGTGGGCCAggactctctccagctctcccttgTCATCCATGGTGAGGCTTCCTGGGACCTGCTGGCTGCCCCCAGGCTCTCTGTCGGTGATGGGGCTGGAATGGCGCAGCAGGTACTGGTCCTCATCCCTGTTCCAGCAGGTGGAGAGACACCTCAGTTGGGAAAATCGTGGGATTTGTGTGCCCTTGGGGAAGGACAGCATGGAGGGGGGCAGGTCCGTAGgggagctcctggctgctccagagctcAGAAGGGGCTCAGCAACcctggcagctggggctgcccaagAGCCTCTCACtcagtggggctgggaaggaaaTGCACTCCTGTACCCTGGCTAGGGCATGGATAGAGCCACAGGAGCCCTGAggtgaggagaagggaaaggagaactCACAGGCTGTCATCAGGGGACAGGCTATCACTGAAGAAGGAACAACTCTGGCTTTCCATCTCTGCAAgcctggaaggaaaagaagaagttTGAGATGTGGTCAGAGACACCCTAAAGGTCTGCTCAGCATACCCTACTTGCAGCAGCCCCTGCAAGACTCCTCTCTGGCAGGGTCTCCCACCTGGCCTGCACCAGTCTGCCTCCCTGCACAGGTTCTAGAGAGTTCTGCCTTttcaaaaaccaaaatacactgctgctccaggtgtAAGTCTCTGGAataaagagctgctgctgtgcagtcGGCTCAGCCTCCTCTCTCACAAGCAGAGGAAAAGGGTGTAAgaattccagctccagcctgggaccTACAAAGTGCAGGCTCCCTTGGGTCcccacagcagggcagaggcacTACAAAccacaaggcagcagcagtgggaagctgGCAAACAGCTCTGGtgaggacacagagcaggacGAGACACCGAGGGGTGTGTCTGCTGAGAATCCATCCAGCAGCTCgctctgggaagagcaggacagCACACGGAGGCTCCTGCTGCCAAATGCACGGCCTTTGCTGACAATTTACACAGCATCAGCCATGCCCCAGGCAGATGGAGGGGTGTGTGGCCGTACATCTGCCCCAAAGACCCCCCACACCCACCAGGCAGGACAGCAGAGCCCAGCGTGGTACCTGCTGGCAAAGTGCTCGATCCGGGAGTGCGTGTCAGCGTGCGGCAGCATCGGGGaggaggctgggctgcaggagacaCACAGGAATCAGCAGGGCTTGGGAGAGGCTGATCTCACCTGGCTGAGAGGAGCCAGGGATGGGCTGGACAGAGACTGAAATCTCTGCGCCTTCCAGAGCAAGGCGTCGTATCAGCCCTCCCCCAGGAGCCCCGTATGAGCTGAGATGCTCTTTCCATCCCCAGAACCCACGTCTGGTTCTGGGCCAGAAGACGTCACCCAGGGCACAGGGCCAACTCACGTCTCAGAGAAGTCAGCCTCGAGCACGGACTGGACGGGCAGGTAACCTCTCTGGGGGTGCTTGCTGAAGTACTGCTTGGACCGAAACTTGTTCTTCAGAGTCGTGGCAAAGTCTCTCATGTTCTCACTGGATGTGgtctgcagggacacagggatgagAAAGGCGCCTGTTTAATGAGAAGTGGGGGACCACAGGAGAGGAGTCCCCTCAGGCTGGGCATGAGCTCCATGGGGGAAGAGGCAGGTAAAACCGAGGAAGCAAGGAGGGCAcgcagcagctctgtgagccTGCCACGGGCCAGGCTGAGCACTGCGGGCCAGGCACCCTGCTCACCACAAACCCCAGAACAGCAAGGACACAGCCAGCCTCCGGCATGCAGAGGGTACAAAACTACACAAGAGATCCActtgtggggctgcagcagcccaaaCATCACAAGGCTGCTGCCATCAGTGGGGCCAGCTCCGTACCGGGGTGTAGTACTCCATGATGGGGTAGTGCAGCTTGTTGCCCTTGCTGGCTCTCCCGGTGAGGAAGCAGGTCTGGCAGATATCCACATTGAACTGCTTCAGGCTCCGATACCTGCAGGGGTCAACAGGCCAGAGGGAAGCACTGGGAGTCATCAAAGCACGCGTTTAAAGCCCAAGGAGAAATCAgtggggaagggacagaggTGGCCTGTGTTACTCTAACACCACAGTGAACCCACAGTgctgtaataaatgaaaatgattcatGTTAATTGTAACTGTATCAATATTCTAGAAATATCtattttaggaaatatttgttataaagtagtaaaggaaaaatgtgattagctttacaaagcagatgggccccttggcagatgctacatgagaaaagatacaggatgcagtttgagataagcaagagTCTCAAAGCTGGATTGGCCAAAGCTGGGACTACTCCAAGGTAGGGAGATGGGCCCTGTGCAGATGTTGtgggatacaggatgtcttTAGATAGAACTGGCCTTGAGATGGACAAAGCTGGGACTGTTCCAAGGTAGggagtttgggtggtggtttgatccatgaaataattgctttttgGAACATAATGCCTAGTTATATATAACATAAAACTTAGAGTACACATGCAACAGTAAGGTTATTCAGAGGAcaggaggaagatgatgagccttcatctgaagaagaccACCGAAAAGCCAAGAAGACGCCCTAACAACAAGTGGAGCATGAGCTATGTAGTAAGTATAGTGACGTAGAATTTATGAATTGAAAATAGGAGGAGATTTacaagaaatattaatgaatatgtattagcataCAGTTTATAAGTTTAATTGGATTACTTTGTCTCATACGTGAGGTAGGGTGAGAAACACCCTCCGTACCCCGGTCGGGTTTGGTTATGCTTTATCTGAACGTTACTTATATTTAATCAATCACTGCCAAATTTTTGTGCATGCTTCACTATAAAATGCTACtcaaataaaattgcattgctgCTAAACTCGactttgttgcttattaaattaCACATATGGAGCCTCATTTATAACAGTGCTGATGGCTGAAGTCCCCAGGGAAGcgctctgctccttccccgtAGCCgacacactgctggctgcagagctccaggctctctggagggcacagagcagactcagccctctcctgcagcacacCACGCACCCCCCTTGGGGCCAGGGTCCCGTACCACATCCCTCACCTGAAGCCCTTGATGGGGCACTGCCGGCACACGGAGCACTTGGTCTGGTGCTTCACCTGCTCGGCCACGGCCACGCGGTGCAGCACCGCCAGCCACACCATGGACTGCGGCTCCAGGTTGGCCCACTCCAGGAACTGGGACGCCTCAATGGCAGACTTCCCGTTACTCTGGGGACGAGGAGCAAGGaaggggctgctcagagccGGGGCCCAGCCGCGGTGGGGTGCAGTCCCCCGTCCCCAGCGCAGAGCCCGCAGACGCGCCGTGGCCCCGCACTCACGAAGCGGAAGCAGCTGCGGATGCTGGGCTCCACGTTGCTGCCCCCGAAAGCTGCCACCTCCCCCAGCTGGCGAGGGACCTGGATGGCCTCGTGGAGCAGGACGCCGAGGTGCCGCTGGTCGCACAGTCCCCCGGCGTTGGCCACTTGGCTGAAGAGATCTGCGGGCACGGCGGACACACAGCTGGCACCCCAACAGCGGGCAGGCACGGGGGAGAGGGGCGTGGGTGACACCCACTGACCCCCTCCAGCAGAGAGctcaaggaagaggaaaaacctGAGCTGTGATTAAATAACTTCTGCCAGCATCCTTTATCCAGCTCCCAATAAGCAGTTTAGTGTCCTCTTCGGACAGGGGTTACATACATCATTTATTAAACAGCACCAGCTGGCCTGCCCTCCATGAATCAGCCCAATCCCTTTATTTAACCCCTTGGTGCTGCCTATGCTACACAACACAATATTCCATGGTTATCAAGGAGTTAATTCCCCTTCACAATATTCCATGGTTAAAATGCAGTGAGCAAAGCAATTTGCCTGAAACCTACTTCCCCCCAGCCATGCACCCCCTggtattttccttctggaaagcATTGGGTAACTTTTCTGTGTGCCTTCTCTGCACTGCTCCTCACAGCGCCGTGCAAGCGAGATCACTGCAGCACCAGTCAGTCTCTACAAAAACGCCTCCTAATTTTGGTGGCGTAGgcccagggaaggagggagaggtgaTGATGCAAGCAGCTTAGTCACTGCAAGAGAGCTGTTCCTTCGCTCTTCCTGGGCTAAAGAAGGTCTAAGCCAGGAAACAAAACCACTCCTGCTCTCCCCGAGGTGAATTCACGCCGGGTTCTTGGGGAGGGAGACGAGGGACTCACACTGGAACTTCTCCTTGACCTCTGTCCCGCACAGACACGCGATGCCCGTCTTGAAGGACAGAGCCCTCATCTTCCCGCTGCGGCCACTGCAGGACGAGATATTGCACAGCCTGGCAAATGCTCCacagtgtggggtttttttgggcgGGGGGTGGGTCATCGAGGCAAGCACACAGCGGGCAGCCTCCCTCGGTagcagctggaagagcagcacGGAGGTTTCCTGCCAAGCACGGCAGCCCCAGAGCCcgagggacagagggacgggTACCTGTCAAAGACGTTCAGCAGCCAGTTGAGGCTCATGTCCACGCAGAGGGGCACATTGACCAGGAtgcccctctcctcctccagccgcTCGTAGAGGGCGGTCAGGCAGTGGATGACCTCCACCACGTCCATGGCCCGGTCGCTGGGCTGCAGGTCGTGCTCGTTGAAGATTTCCAAAGCCGTGGCCAGGGTGACCATGTCCACTGCACAGAAAGCACGGGCAGAGGGAGCGGAGGGGGAATGGGAGAGGTGAggaccaagaggagagagatgCAGTCCTGCCCTAACCTGGGGCAGTGTTGGGAAAGATGCTGGTAGGATGGGTGGAGCTCCTAGAATTTCTCTCCTGCCTGTAAAATACCCAAAATACCACATCTCCACCCTTGAGCCACCCTTCTCCATGACCCTCCCTTCCTCACTGCTGTGTCCAGCCACGGCCATGAAAATGCCACCCATGGAAGGTTCTGTGCAGAGACCAGTGCTGGCCTCTCTACAGTGCCAGGTCCCAGGGGCTGGTGTGGGGGCACAGACCCACACAGACCCTACAAGCAGCTGCCCGGAGATGGATCAGTCCTGTCTCCAGCTCTGACAGGGTGAAGGAGTTAAGGCACAAACCCAAACACAGGGCTAGGACAGGGTCAGCTGCCCTGGttgctttgctttcagatttCTACAGCTGCAGGTGCCAGTAACCAGCAGTATTTCTCTCCTGAAAGTCTTTCCATCTTTGAGACCATTTATATTCACAGCGCCCAGGGGACTGTGTGCCTTTTCCACACTGTAACTTCACTCTGTGGAAAAGTCCTCCCTTCTCCTGTCAAAGCTGCTACACTTGCACTGGGAAGCCCCAGTTTTTGTGCCAGGGAGTATCACTCCTGCCCACCCTCGTGTCCACACTGCCCACGACTGCATATGGCTCTGATCTATCCCTCACTGCCTCTTCCCTACACAGCCACTCCACCAAACTCCTCATCACGGGAAAGCTGCCTTGGCAACCTCCTTGCCCTTTTCTCAAGTGTGTCTTGAATAAAGAGCACTCATTCGAGTCATTTCTGGGGTGGAAAGAAGGCGACAGCGCAGCATGTGAGATGCAAGAGGTGCACAGCCAAAGATGCACCAGCAGCACACGGGAGtgctctcctctgctctttGCCCTGGTTTCCCCTCCACACCTTGCCTGCTGCTGCATGGACGCCCTACCAGGGTGGCAAaagccagctgctgctttcttccactTGCATTACATCAGCCCTGAATGGCCCTGGGTACAGGACAGCTCGATCACCACGGTGTTATGGAAATACTCCACAGCCAGGGTTTGAATTCCTTGAGAACCCAACCTCCTCTTTACCCCGACTCGTTGtcttctcccagcccttccaCAGGGTGTCaaggagcacagctctgcctgggacCCCACTGCTGCCTGGCTGCACCTCCTGCCCTTCAGGGACAGTTAATTCAGGAGGAGGATTtccctcaggctgctgctgcacaatTTTGACAGAGCCTTAGGTGAGAGGCTTTGTCAaaagctctgagcagccagCGATGCTGCATCTATCAGATTCCCATCTGCCTGCTTGCCAGTTCCACCAGAAACTCCTCAGCAGTTTCCAGGGAGCAGCTACCTCTTGCAGAGATGTTTGAACTCCTGTCGTATCATATTCACCCGGCTATTAATCCTCCAGTTTTCACCAAGAATGCACAAGTCAGGTTTATTggctcccctcctcctctttaAGCAGTGAAAACCTCTCTGCCCCTGCCAGTGAGGCTGGTTTCATCCCTCAGTTACATCCACACCCTCTCCATGCTCCTTTGGAGCTGCTTGGTGAGCTCCTGCCTGATCCCACAGCTTTGTAACCCCGAGCTGGACCGCTTTGTACTCGTATCCCTCTGGATAACACCTGCCCTTGAGTCATTTCCACCCCAAGCCTGTAAAGAAAGGCGCTGACACACACTGCTGGATTTGCtcagctccccaggctgctcttcctgctttcTCGCCTCAGCTACCTGTCCCCCGGGTGCCTCCTGCCTTTGATGTGCTGATAAAAGCTTGTGTCAGTTTAATGCCTTGGCTGAGGGAGGCCCAGCAGGAGGGAATCCCTTCCCACACTCACATCGAAGGGCTTTTTGCACCCGCCGGAGTTTCATGGCCGTCCGATACGCCGAGAACTTGATGTTGTTCAGATCCGCTGCAGCCGCACGGGGAAACAAGAGcaaaaccacagctcagcatcCTTATCTCCagggcaggaagcagcagtggcagctctCAGACCCCAGCCTCaaccagcaggagctgagcacatgcaggagagggaggagcagagcctggcaggggTCACACACCCCACTGCTTTGGGGGACACTGTGCCCCAgaggggagcagcctggggggacCTCACAGGCACCACATGCTGCAAAAAAGGCAAGGACTACTCCAACGGTTCTGTGAGAGCCTCCTTACCCAGCGTCTGGTACAACTCTGTCATCTTTGGGTGGTCCCAGCACGTCGTCTGGGCTTGGTGGCTGGAAGCAAAATAGATGGAGACCAAGAGTGACCAAAAGCTGCCatgagagattaaaaaaaaaaaaaaaaaaaaaaaaggacctgggcagtgctgggagcaagTGTTCCAGTGTCTGCAGACACTGCTGCACCCCACTGAGCACActgcccagccacagcagcaggaaggatgCCCACAGCAGGATATCCCCACTTGCTGCCAGCcccctctccttccagctgggcTTTGCCCTCATCCTGGGCATCCCAGCGGGCAGGGAACGCCTGGATCTGCCAGGCTGAGCAAGACCTGCCTCACTGGAGGTGAGTTCTCACTCCAGTCTGTTCACTGCCCCCCTCTCCTCACGGGTGCCCAGCTCCTGACCCCACCAGGGATCACACTCACTTGATGTAGTATGGCACTTTGTTGGGGGAGATGGCTCGCTCCCAGGGCACCTGGACAGAGGCTGCAAGGAGAGAGACACGCGTCACATCAACACCAAATGCTCCTCTGAGCTGATGCTGTTTCTGGTGCCAGCCCAGCAGGACCGTGCCAGCAGGTGGGTGCCTCTGAAAATGCTGCATCTTCCCAAATTACCAGCTGGAGGTGTTGGTGCAGGCAAGGGGATGCTGCCTGTAAAAAAGGCTCAGGTCTTGTTAGAGACATCTCTGGAGGCAGGGGCTTTGTACCTGGCTGAGCTCAGGACTCAGGAGGAGACATTTCCTGATGCTTCTGACGATGCCCAAGGCAACCTTGTGGCCACCAGTGGGCAGGGCTCACAGCAGATGAGATTTgggcacacagacacagcagtgCCTGTTATGACCAGGCTCAGCCACCCAAAGCatctgttgttgctgttgttccTGCTCTGGGTGCCAGCTGCAGTGTCCTGGGAAGAGGAGGATTCATCCCATTCCAGCTGCCTGCTACCCTGTGTTATACAGAGCCTGGCAGCCAGGGCATGACCCTCAGATATCTTCCTTTTCCACAGGCAGCAATTTTTCAATTGTGCATTGAAATTCCAGCAACTGGAAAAGTCATTCTTCCCTTcagacaggagcacacagcctgcagaggagctCAGGCCAACAAACCCCACTGATATCCAGAGACTCTAAAGGGCTCAGCATTTCCAAGGATGGACcccaggctctggagcacaacctgctgcccaccctTTGCAGGCCTGAGAGCTGTCAGCCAACAGCTCTGATCTCTAAAAACAGCATCCCTCTGCCTCGCCACATGaacaaaaacctgaaaaggCACATTTTCAGCCTCTGAGTAACTAACAGGGGATATGAGGGGCTGCCTTTTCCTGCCATCTGTtgtcctgctctggggctgacagtcccagtgtccctgggagctgctgctgctgcgagtgtcacagctctgtgctctgaaGGGAAACCACACTCCCGTCCCATCCTTGGTCCCACGAGGTGAGGCAGCGCAATTCCAGCTTTGGAGGTGCCTCCTGCTTTGGCTTCCGAGCACCGTGAGCCAGCCTGGGCCCTTTTCCAGCCTCGTGCACAGCTctgggctcagcagcagcactttgcaCCCCGTtttcctgtgccacagcccaggctgctctgcagaggcaaGCTCGTGGCAGAAGCCAGGGGAACCCACTCACGTACAGGAGAGGAAGTGCTGGGAGCCTGGTCCAAAGTCCCGGTGGGCATCCTGGAGCTGCTTCAGCCGTTCGTTTATGGAGGCCTGgagaattgaaaaataattcactgGCAGTCCCACAGGTATTTTGGATGGATGACCCTTTCAGGAAGGCTTGTGGATGGACTCAGACGTGCCCCAGCACAGAGAtgctctcctttcctctcctatCTTGGTGTTTgtgtcctcctgcagcctgctAAATCCTCCCACAGgctgaggcagcacagccacctctccagctctcccgtGTCCATACTCTCACAGACATCAAAGCAGTCACAGCTGGTACTGACCCCCTCCACCAACACATCCCGATTCTCCCTTTGTTCCTCACACTGCCTCTTCCCGACCAAGAGCTCTGCAGATTTACCAGACTCCTTCCTCACACCAAACTGATGCTCTTCTCTTCCAGGAACACCAGCTACAACATCCAAACCAAACCTCCCTTTATCATCCTTCTGCCAAACCTCGCTTTACCATCCTCGAAGCTCAGCAGTGGCAGCCCTTCCCATCCCCCTGCCCGTGGTTTATTTGcagtgcctgctcctgcctccttcccacCTGCAGCTGTTTCCAGCGGGTGTTGATCTGCTCCAGGGCGCGGGAATTCTCCATGCACAGGTGGACATCTGAGATGGCGAGCTGGTGTGCGAGATCATTGACCACCTTCACCCCGTCCTTCATGGGGGAGAGCTCCTCTTTGAACAGCTGGAGTCCGGCGGCCAgggacacaggcacagagcagggggaaaaggaaaagaagcagatgAGTAGATCCAGGACTCGgatctttttcctttgctaCAAGCTAGGGTGGGTCAGTGGCTGCCAAGCCACTGCTGAATAACCCCCCCACAGGGTACCTTAGCATGGGGGAAAACACCCAGCCAAGCCAACCAGGCTGCAGATTACTCCTGACAGGTGGAAAGGGGACAACGACTCAGCAAGTACCTTGGTCGACTGGATGTGCTCGGGCAAGGAGTCAATGAAGAGATCCCCGATGGGCTCCCAGGTCTCCCTCACGCTTTCAGCCTGGTCCAGGGTGGTGCTGAGCTCTTCCATAGCCCCTTTgatctccagcagctgctccagggtcCGCTCAATGTGGCGGTGCTGGTCCACGCAGCGGGCCGTGAGCTTCTCCCACAGCTCGCTGGCCACGTTCGCCTGCTTCCACACAAAGCGGCTGATGTTCTGGATGCGGTGCCGGGGAGACACATCTGGGCAGGCACGGCAGGAGGGCAACAGCGAGCACAAATgagagcccagcccagaggagaggggggtgagggatggagggaggacagggaaatgagagattaaaaaaaaaaaatctagggaaaactggaaaaagggaaggagaacAGGTAATAATAGTATccatctctgcagcagctcctctagGTATCCAGGCTCTCCATACTCACAGGCAGAAGCTGTGCTGCCCTTTTAAAAACCAACCCCAGAGCACATCTGGTGCTGCCTCATCAGGTGCCCCCATCGTGGGCTGCACTGGGAgcctctgccttttcctggggCAGCGAC
This window encodes:
- the DRP2 gene encoding dystrophin-related protein 2 isoform X1 — protein: MQPLVMQEWLRALPPCPEWRIPEQAQRSSSARPPAQVEASQDGAGPSCVTPRALSSAAGLQAPLEMNLCWNEIKKKSHSLRARLEAFSDHSGKLQVPLQEIIDWLGQKDEELSAQLPLRGDVLLVQQEKETHAAFMEEVKSRGPYIYSVLESAQAFLSQHPFEELEEPTLESKDVSPRHRIQNISRFVWKQANVASELWEKLTARCVDQHRHIERTLEQLLEIKGAMEELSTTLDQAESVRETWEPIGDLFIDSLPEHIQSTKLFKEELSPMKDGVKVVNDLAHQLAISDVHLCMENSRALEQINTRWKQLQASINERLKQLQDAHRDFGPGSQHFLSSSVQVPWERAISPNKVPYYINHQAQTTCWDHPKMTELYQTLADLNNIKFSAYRTAMKLRRVQKALRLDMVTLATALEIFNEHDLQPSDRAMDVVEVIHCLTALYERLEEERGILVNVPLCVDMSLNWLLNVFDSGRSGKMRALSFKTGIACLCGTEVKEKFQYLFSQVANAGGLCDQRHLGVLLHEAIQVPRQLGEVAAFGGSNVEPSIRSCFRFSNGKSAIEASQFLEWANLEPQSMVWLAVLHRVAVAEQVKHQTKCSVCRQCPIKGFRYRSLKQFNVDICQTCFLTGRASKGNKLHYPIMEYYTPTTSSENMRDFATTLKNKFRSKQYFSKHPQRGYLPVQSVLEADFSETPASSPMLPHADTHSRIEHFASRLAEMESQSCSFFSDSLSPDDSLDEDQYLLRHSSPITDREPGGSQQVPGSLTMDDKGELERVLAHLEDENRILQGELRRLKWQHDEAVESPTLATSSPDSVQDARNDELLAEARILRQHKSRLETRMQILEDHNKQLESQLHRLRELLLQPPAESEGNGSAASSLASSPHQSEGSQARDKEHSTPDTETADEVEAKTQEVSMCLEDIMEKLRSAFPSSRGMTSLI
- the DRP2 gene encoding dystrophin-related protein 2 isoform X3, with protein sequence MQPLVMQEWLRALPPCPEWRIPEQAQRSSSARPPAQVEASQDGAGPSCVTPRALSSAAGLQAPLEMNLCWNEIKKKSHSLRARLEAFSDHSGKLQVPLQEIIDWLGQKDEELSAQLPLRGDVLLVQQEKETHAAFMEEVKSRGPYIYSVLESAQAFLSQHPFEELEEPTLESKDVSPRHRIQNISRFVWKQANVASELWEKLTARCVDQHRHIERTLEQLLEIKGAMEELSTTLDQAESVRETWEPIGDLFIDSLPEHIQSTKLFKEELSPMKDGVKVVNDLAHQLAISDVHLCMENSRALEQINTRWKQLQASINERLKQLQDAHRDFGPGSQHFLSSSVQVPWERAISPNKVPYYINHQAQTTCWDHPKMTELYQTLADLNNIKFSAYRTAMKLRRVQKALRLDMVTLATALEIFNEHDLQPSDRAMDVVEVIHCLTALYERLEEERGILVNVPLCVDMSLNWLLNVFDSGRSGKMRALSFKTGIACLCGTEVKEKFQYLFSQVANAGGLCDQRHLGVLLHEAIQVPRQLGEVAAFGGSNVEPSIRSCFRFSNGKSAIEASQFLEWANLEPQSMVWLAVLHRVAVAEQVKHQTKCSVCRQCPIKGFRYRSLKQFNVDICQTCFLTGRASKGNKLHYPIMEYYTPTTSSENMRDFATTLKNKFRSKQYFSKHPQRGYLPVQSVLEADFSETPASSPMLPHADTHSRIEHFASRLAEMESQSCSFFSDSLSPDDSLDEDQYLLRHSSPITDREPGGSQQVPGSLTMDDKGELERVLAHLEDENRILQGELRRLKWQHDEAVESPTLATSSPDSVQDARNDELLAEARILRQHKSRLETRMQILEDHNKQLESQLHRLRELLLQPPAESEGNGSAASSLASSPHQSEGSQARDKEHSTPDTETADEVEAKTQEVSMCLEDIMEKLRSAFPSSRVLLGRVHGLGMEEEEDEEDASHLQGEAKRAAKSTDQTDPCDELQGSPLPCSGACCTPGGSHREDGQIWQHHLQRQL
- the DRP2 gene encoding dystrophin-related protein 2 isoform X2 gives rise to the protein MQPLVMQEWLRALPPCPEWRIPEQAQRSSSARPPAQVEASQDGAGPSCVTPRALSSAAGLQAPLEMNLCWNEIKKKSHSLRARLEAFSDHSGKLQVPLQEIIDWLGQKDEELSAQLPLRGDVLLVQQEKETHAAFMEEVKSRGPYIYSVLESAQAFLSQHPFEELEEPTLESKDVSPRHRIQNISRFVWKQANVASELWEKLTARCVDQHRHIERTLEQLLEIKGAMEELSTTLDQAESVRETWEPIGDLFIDSLPEHIQSTKLFKEELSPMKDGVKVVNDLAHQLAISDVHLCMENSRALEQINTRWKQLQASINERLKQLQDAHRDFGPGSQHFLSSSVQVPWERAISPNKVPYYINHQAQTTCWDHPKMTELYQTLADLNNIKFSAYRTAMKLRRVQKALRLDMVTLATALEIFNEHDLQPSDRAMDVVEVIHCLTALYERLEEERGILVNVPLCVDMSLNWLLNVFDSGRSGKMRALSFKTGIACLCGTEVKEKFQYLFSQVANAGGLCDQRHLGVLLHEAIQVPRQLGEVAAFGGSNVEPSIRSCFRFSNGKSAIEASQFLEWANLEPQSMVWLAVLHRVAVAEQVKHQTKCSVCRQCPIKGFRYRSLKQFNVDICQTCFLTGRASKGNKLHYPIMEYYTPTTSSENMRDFATTLKNKFRSKQYFSKHPQRGYLPVQSVLEADFSETPASSPMLPHADTHSRIEHFASRLAEMESQSCSFFSDSLSPDDSLDEDQYLLRHSSPITDREPGGSQQVPGSLTMDDKGELERVLAHLEDENRILQGELRRLKWQHDEAVESPTLATSSPDSVQDARNDELLAEARILRQHKSRLETRMQILEDHNKQLESQLHRLRELLLQPPAESEGNGSAASSLASSPHQSEGSQARDKEHSTPDTETADEVEAKTQEVSMCLEDIMEKLRSAFPSSRGT